One region of Sporomusaceae bacterium FL31 genomic DNA includes:
- a CDS encoding abortive infection protein, with amino-acid sequence MLAAKIPWNLKEVLSVHILRLVVGLLLVRLLYPLLFSATSFVVELTDRLVVIALVWITVRKYHQNFAELGLSFKNLGSNVLKGLLAGCLLLGISLFSERMYTTVLFLTPSQHPLVVQVQDAATLQQLAIPLFLAGLAAPVAEEVLYRFFTFLPLKERWGLFGGAVLSAAIFALMHFNAYWLAEIIVVGVGLALLYYWTGSLVSSIVAHSFINTSKVLLIFFGIPLV; translated from the coding sequence ATGTTAGCTGCAAAAATCCCCTGGAATCTTAAAGAAGTACTATCGGTACATATTTTAAGATTGGTTGTCGGGCTGTTGCTGGTACGTTTGTTGTATCCTCTGTTATTTTCAGCCACTTCTTTTGTTGTTGAATTAACTGATCGCTTGGTTGTCATAGCACTGGTTTGGATTACTGTTCGCAAATACCATCAAAACTTCGCTGAACTGGGCTTATCCTTTAAAAACTTAGGGTCTAATGTGCTAAAAGGTTTGCTGGCTGGTTGTCTGCTGCTTGGAATCAGCCTTTTTAGTGAACGGATGTATACAACCGTTTTATTCCTGACTCCAAGTCAGCACCCCCTGGTTGTACAGGTACAAGACGCTGCTACACTGCAGCAATTAGCTATCCCGTTATTCCTGGCCGGTTTGGCTGCACCCGTGGCTGAAGAAGTCCTCTACCGTTTTTTTACTTTTTTACCGCTCAAAGAACGCTGGGGGCTATTTGGGGGTGCGGTACTGAGTGCTGCAATCTTTGCGCTGATGCATTTTAATGCCTATTGGTTAGCGGAGATCATTGTGGTTGGGGTAGGACTGGCTTTGCTCTATTACTGGACAGGCTCGTTAGTCAGTTCGATTGTAGCGCATTCTTTTATCAATACATCCAAGGTATTATTGATTTTTTTCGGTATTCCGTTAGTTTAG